The following proteins are encoded in a genomic region of Ailuropoda melanoleuca isolate Jingjing chromosome 10, ASM200744v2, whole genome shotgun sequence:
- the BRI3 gene encoding brain protein I3 → MTTVQAAGIPTHHPRVYNIHSRNVTRYPANSIVVVGGCPVCRVGVLEDSFTFLGIFLAIILFPFGFICCFALRKRRCPNCGANFT, encoded by the exons ATGACAACGGTGCAAGCCGCAG GGatacccacccaccaccccagggTCTACAACATTCACAGTCGAAATGTCACCAGGTACCCTGCCAATTCCATCGTTGTCGTTGGAGGCTGCCCAGTCTGCAG AGTCGGGGTTCTGGAGGACTCCTTCACCTTCCTGGGCATCTTCTTGGCCATCATCTTGTTCCCGTTTGGGTTCATCTGCTGTTTTGCCTTGAGGAAGCGAAGATGCCCCAACTGTGGAGCCAACTTCACTTAA